In the genome of Novipirellula artificiosorum, one region contains:
- a CDS encoding LamG-like jellyroll fold domain-containing protein, which yields MSLDEATSKELEDILALMGGDAFDDDARQRLNMLVSGSDDARRIYLENCQMQAMLQQSTLLASLDAEKRPAKSEVSGRSQRSLFSWVGWAVAASVVFVIGLAAAGFFGDSGGTVSAPSTMIACVEELDGLAWFDESELSRGENVPSGAVRLESGSMELRFDHGTRLLVHGPAQLSIDSDMQVSLVRGQIAAQVTEVALGFTVLGPDAAVVDLGTEFAMAVTGGESWVEVYDGEVEVVLLDEDGRAWKSRELLTSDAVRIDASKGQIIDEASPVALPRLAEASLEPLSVPGEYVESVQNADPTHYWRFETTNERGITDTMGDADAVLHGGARLQNGGVYFPPGRRNHGYVLIDRPMTSLLNDEFTLEMWMNPSFTQRTTLIDINHRQPESGSREKLYRISLMPMHDQRVFPDQSVRFISQLWPYGEQESVNDFSSQRYTPGSWHHVVAVRRDNQIEIYLNGNAVESALAPPTGDPLDAMIAIGAFLRSEGSDSLTGQIYFKGMIDELALYPRALAAEDVAEHYRLMRGE from the coding sequence ATGTCCTTGGATGAAGCGACTAGCAAAGAGCTTGAAGACATTCTGGCCTTGATGGGCGGCGATGCATTTGACGACGACGCCAGGCAGCGGCTGAACATGCTGGTGTCAGGGTCGGACGACGCCCGACGTATCTACCTGGAAAACTGTCAGATGCAGGCGATGCTGCAGCAATCGACACTGCTAGCATCGCTTGATGCGGAGAAGCGTCCGGCAAAGTCCGAAGTCAGTGGTCGCAGTCAGCGCTCGTTGTTTTCATGGGTGGGCTGGGCTGTTGCGGCGAGTGTCGTTTTCGTCATTGGCCTGGCAGCCGCCGGATTTTTTGGTGATTCCGGTGGGACGGTCTCGGCGCCTTCGACAATGATTGCCTGCGTCGAAGAGCTGGATGGTCTTGCCTGGTTCGATGAGTCCGAACTGTCACGAGGAGAAAACGTGCCCAGCGGAGCCGTTCGCCTTGAGTCGGGTTCCATGGAGCTGCGATTTGATCATGGGACGAGACTGCTGGTTCACGGGCCCGCGCAGCTATCGATTGATTCGGACATGCAGGTATCGCTGGTGCGCGGCCAGATCGCGGCGCAGGTAACGGAGGTCGCTCTCGGGTTCACGGTCCTCGGTCCCGATGCTGCCGTTGTTGATCTCGGGACGGAATTCGCGATGGCTGTGACCGGCGGTGAAAGCTGGGTGGAAGTCTACGACGGAGAAGTCGAAGTCGTGCTGCTCGACGAGGACGGACGCGCATGGAAGAGTCGCGAACTACTGACGTCGGACGCTGTTCGGATCGATGCCTCCAAAGGTCAGATTATCGATGAAGCATCCCCGGTTGCGCTGCCGCGTCTTGCTGAGGCTTCCTTGGAACCGCTTAGCGTTCCGGGCGAGTACGTAGAGAGTGTCCAAAACGCCGATCCCACACATTACTGGCGATTCGAGACGACAAATGAGAGGGGAATCACTGACACCATGGGCGATGCGGACGCCGTTCTTCATGGCGGGGCACGACTGCAGAATGGCGGTGTGTATTTTCCACCTGGTCGTCGAAACCACGGCTACGTGTTGATAGACAGACCGATGACTTCACTGCTGAACGACGAATTCACTCTGGAGATGTGGATGAACCCGTCCTTCACGCAGCGGACAACGCTCATCGATATCAACCATCGTCAACCCGAATCCGGGTCGCGTGAAAAGCTGTACCGCATTTCCCTGATGCCGATGCACGATCAACGAGTTTTCCCGGACCAATCCGTCCGCTTCATCAGTCAATTGTGGCCGTACGGTGAGCAGGAGTCGGTGAATGACTTTTCATCGCAGCGATACACACCTGGCTCCTGGCATCATGTGGTTGCGGTGCGGCGTGACAATCAGATTGAGATTTATTTGAACGGCAATGCGGTCGAAAGCGCGCTAGCGCCGCCAACCGGCGACCCGCTTGATGCGATGATTGCCATCGGAGCATTTCTGCGATCAGAAGGCTCAGACTCCTTAACCGGCCAGATATATTTCAAAGGGATGATCGACGAATTGGCACTGTATCCGAGGGCTCTTGCTGCCGAGGACGTGGCCGAACATTACCGCCTGATGCGCGGCGAATAG
- a CDS encoding sulfatase family protein, which translates to MSRRRMTLLGKVTLLGKVNSAAPVCLLLAFMLLASALVSVNSSRAADSAMHPNVVLVMADDLGLGDITPTSAGCKIQTPNLQRLADQGLTFLDAHTPSSVCTPTRYGLLTGRYNWRSRLAKGVLSGTSEHLIPADRPTLGHLMKSAGYHTAMIGKWHLGWDWHKNGAKIDFSKPVVNGPDINGFDQYYGHCGSLDMPPYVWVDTGMPTSVPTREGGVSRAESPYGWYRNGPIGDDFEIEQVLPHLFDKSMTYIRQRSEAAKNGKPFFLYLPLPAPHTPIVPLPPFKGSSGINPYADFVAQVDHHVGELMKTLADAGIDEDTLVIFTSDNGCSPQANFEVLAQHDHDPSAGFRGHKADLYEGGHRVPLIIRWPKVIPAGRQTNAVACLTDLYTTLQSITGQPREGTGGEDGFDLSPLFEDTTATPRDSLISHSIGGSFAIRRGPWKLCLSHGSGGWSDPREPAAKKQGLPAMQLFNLDSDPSEHSNVADQHPEKVEQLLALLGQQVEQGRCTPGPKLANDRKVEFGSD; encoded by the coding sequence ATGTCCCGACGACGAATGACCTTGCTCGGAAAAGTGACCTTGCTCGGGAAAGTGAACTCCGCCGCACCGGTGTGTCTGTTACTCGCGTTCATGCTGCTCGCATCCGCACTTGTCTCCGTCAATAGCTCGCGGGCAGCCGATTCAGCCATGCACCCCAATGTTGTCTTGGTTATGGCGGATGACCTGGGGCTTGGCGACATCACGCCGACGTCTGCCGGCTGCAAGATTCAGACGCCCAACTTGCAACGACTTGCTGACCAAGGGCTCACCTTCCTTGACGCTCATACGCCGAGTTCGGTCTGTACTCCAACACGGTACGGGTTGCTAACCGGACGCTACAATTGGCGGTCGCGTTTAGCAAAAGGAGTTCTCAGTGGTACCAGCGAGCACTTGATTCCGGCGGACCGACCCACGTTAGGGCACCTGATGAAATCAGCGGGTTATCACACCGCGATGATTGGCAAGTGGCACTTGGGGTGGGATTGGCACAAGAATGGTGCGAAGATTGATTTTTCCAAACCTGTCGTCAACGGTCCCGACATCAACGGTTTTGACCAGTACTACGGACACTGTGGTTCGCTGGACATGCCGCCGTATGTTTGGGTGGATACCGGAATGCCGACTTCGGTGCCCACGCGTGAAGGGGGCGTGTCGCGCGCGGAATCGCCGTACGGTTGGTACCGCAACGGTCCGATTGGCGACGATTTCGAGATCGAACAGGTGCTACCTCACTTGTTCGACAAGTCGATGACCTACATCCGCCAACGCTCCGAAGCTGCTAAGAATGGCAAGCCGTTCTTTCTGTATCTGCCGCTGCCGGCTCCTCATACACCAATCGTACCGCTGCCACCGTTCAAGGGATCCAGTGGGATCAATCCCTACGCCGACTTTGTCGCTCAAGTCGATCACCACGTGGGCGAGTTGATGAAAACGTTGGCTGATGCGGGCATTGACGAGGACACGCTCGTGATTTTTACCAGCGACAACGGTTGTTCGCCACAAGCCAACTTCGAGGTACTTGCCCAGCATGACCACGATCCGAGTGCGGGATTTCGCGGTCACAAGGCGGACCTTTATGAGGGCGGGCATCGCGTTCCCCTGATCATTCGTTGGCCAAAGGTCATTCCGGCGGGTCGTCAAACCAACGCGGTCGCCTGCCTGACCGATCTTTACACGACACTTCAATCGATCACGGGCCAGCCACGCGAAGGGACTGGCGGCGAAGATGGGTTCGACTTGTCACCGCTGTTTGAAGATACCACCGCGACGCCTCGCGACTCGTTGATCAGCCATAGCATCGGTGGATCCTTTGCCATCCGTCGCGGACCATGGAAACTATGCTTGTCCCATGGCAGTGGTGGCTGGAGTGATCCCAGGGAACCGGCCGCGAAGAAGCAAGGCCTTCCTGCGATGCAACTGTTCAATTTGGACAGCGATCCCAGCGAGCACTCCAATGTGGCGGATCAGCATCCCGAAAAGGTCGAACAGCTTCTCGCATTGCTTGGGCAGCAAGTCGAACAGGGCCGATGTACGCCCGGCCCCAAACTTGCCAATGATCGAAAGGTTGAGTTTGGATCGGATTAA
- a CDS encoding glycosyl hydrolase family 28-related protein, protein MNRRLLTKLLLTLFWGSTLLADKIERANPSLPEGFLDITKAPYFADASGTTDSTDAIQRAVNDARDQWKACFFPEGTYLISDTISCEQLVRKLDRPRSTDNRTQHYWDLDNRIVMIGSTRGKRPVLKLSNDAEGFDDSRNPKLAVWIWAQTRDDAPGNQEPIWGKEQPNISFSHIFKGIDIDIRGHAGAIGIRHSGSQGSTLQDVTVNAEGAYAGLSNCCGQGGGTYNVEVVGGTYGITIDRESRFPLLVGCSLRDQTAACVHLVKPNQMPTLIVGSSLKPAGTTAIQFPTLGDCAGVSLVDCVVEMPAVGDLCASLQNENIFLEDVIVRGVGAVRSSRKPRLPSDRWTHIHQYSEARGDAVRMVNGETSAETVFVFEAATEASVLDAMRQRHYPPMPSLEDNEVVSVRDFGAKGDGKTDDTQAFRSAIAASDQVFVPPGNYHMTGQLALRHATQLFGVAAGITSIGNMAVTERGSKRVSNASGFTITTPRDPNARPLLAFLSVRGQVQWNSGKGTCMLAPARMQFSATGGGKIFGAMARGGPMVFKGTRQPLEFYALNVERVSQNPQSIFDDCRDVRVYFFKVEAGSLNREEHPDANTPCRIQDSRNVRVYCMYGVVRHLTPDRPMMEIVNCDDVQVSQLQAFHPGVFPHLVEASGGQQFKIPSSSPCALFLRDQE, encoded by the coding sequence ATGAATCGAAGGCTGCTCACGAAACTATTGCTGACGTTGTTTTGGGGATCGACGTTGCTTGCCGACAAGATCGAGCGTGCCAACCCATCGCTACCAGAGGGCTTCCTTGACATCACGAAAGCTCCGTACTTTGCCGATGCCTCCGGCACAACGGACTCGACCGACGCGATTCAGCGAGCGGTCAACGATGCTCGCGATCAATGGAAAGCGTGTTTCTTTCCTGAGGGGACGTACCTGATTTCCGATACGATTTCTTGCGAGCAACTGGTTCGCAAGCTGGATCGGCCGCGATCGACCGACAACCGTACACAGCACTACTGGGACCTGGACAATCGCATCGTCATGATCGGGTCGACCCGGGGTAAACGTCCGGTGTTGAAGCTCTCCAACGATGCTGAGGGATTCGACGATTCCAGGAATCCAAAGCTGGCCGTTTGGATCTGGGCGCAGACTCGCGATGATGCCCCAGGGAACCAGGAGCCCATCTGGGGAAAAGAGCAACCGAATATTTCCTTCAGCCATATTTTCAAGGGAATCGACATCGACATCCGAGGTCATGCCGGCGCAATCGGGATTCGGCACTCCGGTTCGCAAGGTTCGACGCTACAGGATGTCACCGTGAACGCCGAAGGCGCGTACGCGGGATTGAGCAATTGCTGTGGCCAGGGGGGTGGCACCTACAACGTTGAAGTCGTCGGCGGAACCTACGGGATCACGATCGACCGCGAGAGTCGTTTTCCTCTACTGGTCGGCTGTTCGCTTCGTGACCAGACCGCTGCGTGCGTGCATCTCGTCAAGCCCAATCAAATGCCAACACTGATCGTAGGCAGCTCGCTCAAGCCCGCCGGGACAACCGCAATCCAGTTTCCAACGCTGGGCGATTGTGCAGGAGTCAGCTTGGTCGATTGTGTCGTCGAAATGCCTGCCGTCGGCGACTTGTGTGCATCGCTCCAGAACGAAAACATCTTTCTTGAGGATGTGATCGTGCGAGGTGTCGGTGCCGTGCGATCATCAAGAAAACCAAGACTGCCATCCGACCGTTGGACGCACATCCATCAGTACAGCGAAGCCCGTGGCGATGCCGTGCGAATGGTCAACGGCGAAACCTCCGCGGAAACCGTATTCGTTTTCGAAGCGGCAACGGAGGCGTCTGTGTTGGATGCGATGCGGCAACGTCACTACCCGCCAATGCCGTCGTTAGAAGATAATGAGGTGGTCAGCGTTCGCGATTTCGGCGCCAAGGGAGACGGTAAGACCGATGACACCCAGGCCTTTCGTTCGGCGATCGCGGCAAGCGATCAAGTGTTTGTTCCCCCGGGCAACTATCACATGACCGGGCAGCTCGCCCTACGGCACGCAACCCAGTTGTTTGGCGTCGCAGCAGGGATCACTTCGATTGGAAACATGGCCGTGACTGAGCGAGGTTCCAAACGAGTCAGCAACGCATCGGGGTTCACGATCACCACGCCCCGTGATCCGAACGCCCGTCCGCTACTGGCTTTTCTCTCCGTTCGGGGACAAGTCCAATGGAACTCCGGCAAAGGGACCTGCATGCTTGCACCGGCTCGAATGCAATTCTCGGCAACTGGGGGTGGAAAGATCTTCGGCGCCATGGCGCGCGGCGGACCGATGGTATTCAAAGGCACCAGACAACCTCTCGAGTTCTACGCACTCAACGTGGAACGAGTCAGTCAGAATCCACAGTCGATCTTCGACGACTGCCGAGACGTGCGAGTCTATTTCTTCAAAGTTGAAGCCGGCTCGCTCAATCGGGAAGAGCATCCGGACGCCAACACACCCTGTCGAATTCAGGATTCGCGAAACGTTCGCGTTTACTGTATGTACGGCGTCGTCCGGCACCTGACGCCGGATCGTCCGATGATGGAAATCGTCAACTGTGATGACGTACAAGTCTCCCAGTTGCAGGCATTTCACCCTGGCGTTTTCCCGCACCTTGTTGAAGCCAGCGGTGGTCAGCAGTTCAAGATCCCGTCATCAAGTCCCTGTGCCCTTTTCCTTCGCGATCAGGAATGA
- a CDS encoding acyltransferase family protein, with the protein MALHTASPSVFSQHRESPMRTDSNEIRFHSLDALRAYAMLLGIFFHAAWFFVPHYYGTTRTDVSANNGFHFFFYWTHLFRMQIFFLIAGFFARLVFKKRGRVGFTLHRLQRIALPFAAGWIVMYPLFTFLYLWGGIESGRILNREPFWSLWAQHVREWELNWFVLTHLWFLYYLLLLYAMVLALEALLAGVVDRHGKIRDWLNRQFQNVIQSRWNMAMLAIPLWVTLWWNDNLFGITTPSASLVPMWSVLAAYSLFFLVGWLLNASPELLRVFDSRWASKLALGTLLSIPLFLYFNDKITHGQANSLYPMMWPDELQDYSSFRDQLLSAEELPSSDVHARIWGSLSPEYQRFLKEHDTTTLDEHAGLVSYLNRHVILEADLSNSTVKHEGDTPDSEVDDQGMANRAILESAFPSGVITQNFFGRPESKRERFLFLGAYALSTWLLIFGFVGLSNRLFANPSPTVRYVADSSYWLYIIHLPILFQINILVADEPWHWLPKFVLYNVVAFAIMLPSYHWLVRSTWIGKILNGRRYP; encoded by the coding sequence ATGGCGTTGCACACGGCGTCGCCATCGGTATTCAGCCAGCATCGTGAGTCACCCATGCGCACCGACAGCAACGAAATTCGATTCCATTCGCTTGATGCCCTGCGGGCGTATGCCATGCTGCTGGGCATCTTTTTTCACGCCGCCTGGTTCTTCGTACCACACTATTACGGCACCACTCGCACCGACGTTTCAGCCAATAACGGATTCCATTTCTTCTTCTACTGGACCCATCTGTTCCGCATGCAGATTTTCTTCCTGATCGCGGGTTTTTTCGCCCGGTTGGTTTTTAAGAAACGTGGTCGAGTCGGTTTCACCCTCCATCGGCTGCAACGTATCGCGTTGCCATTTGCCGCCGGATGGATTGTGATGTACCCCCTGTTTACCTTCCTCTACCTATGGGGCGGCATCGAATCTGGGCGAATATTGAACCGCGAACCCTTCTGGTCGCTGTGGGCACAGCATGTACGCGAGTGGGAACTCAATTGGTTTGTCCTCACCCATCTCTGGTTTCTCTATTACCTGTTGCTCCTCTACGCAATGGTGCTTGCACTCGAAGCATTGCTTGCCGGGGTGGTTGATCGTCACGGAAAGATTCGCGACTGGCTGAACCGACAATTTCAAAACGTCATTCAGTCACGCTGGAACATGGCCATGTTGGCGATCCCGCTTTGGGTGACCCTTTGGTGGAACGACAACTTGTTCGGCATCACAACGCCTTCCGCCTCACTCGTGCCAATGTGGTCCGTCCTCGCAGCTTATAGCCTGTTCTTTCTCGTCGGCTGGCTTCTGAATGCAAGTCCCGAATTGCTGCGTGTCTTTGATTCCAGATGGGCAAGCAAATTAGCATTGGGCACACTGCTCTCGATTCCCCTGTTTCTCTACTTCAACGACAAAATTACTCATGGTCAAGCCAACTCACTCTATCCGATGATGTGGCCGGACGAACTCCAAGATTACTCGTCATTTCGAGATCAACTGCTAAGCGCTGAGGAGTTGCCCAGCAGTGACGTGCATGCACGAATCTGGGGTTCTTTGTCACCGGAGTACCAACGGTTTTTGAAAGAGCACGATACGACGACGCTGGACGAGCATGCCGGGTTGGTTTCCTACCTGAATCGACATGTGATCCTCGAAGCGGATCTTTCGAATTCAACGGTCAAACATGAAGGGGACACGCCTGATTCGGAGGTCGACGACCAGGGGATGGCGAACCGAGCGATCTTGGAGTCTGCTTTTCCTAGTGGCGTGATCACCCAAAACTTCTTTGGAAGACCAGAAAGCAAAAGGGAGCGATTTCTGTTCCTGGGCGCTTATGCCTTGTCGACATGGCTGTTGATCTTTGGCTTTGTGGGCCTCTCCAACCGATTGTTTGCAAATCCGAGTCCAACGGTTCGATACGTCGCGGATTCGTCGTACTGGCTATACATCATTCATCTCCCGATTCTCTTTCAAATCAACATCCTCGTCGCAGACGAACCGTGGCATTGGCTGCCAAAGTTCGTTCTCTACAACGTGGTTGCGTTCGCCATCATGCTCCCCAGCTATCACTGGCTGGTTCGATCCACCTGGATTGGAAAAATCCTGAATGGACGACGCTACCCCTAG